Proteins encoded in a region of the Streptomyces akebiae genome:
- a CDS encoding HAMP domain-containing sensor histidine kinase, whose translation MSGVGDPRSRNRGPGGAQSRKGASPLGGVRPFSIKTKLGALVVISVLITTGLSMIAVHTKTELRFITVFSMIATLLITQFVAHSLTAPLDEMNAVARSISRGDYTRRVSENRRDELGDLAHTINLMADELEAQDRQRKELVANVSHELRTPIAGLRAVLENIVDGVTQADPETMRTALKQTERLGRLVETLLDLSRLDNGVVPLRRRRFEVWPYLSGVLKEAQMVSSARGGVASDSGKHTRTDVHLHLDVHPPELTANADPERIHQVVANLIDNAVKHSPAHGRVTVKARRGPTTESLELEVLDEGPGIPESEWHRVFERFNRGAVSSPHGPGSDGGTGLGLAIARWAVDLHGGRIGVAESPKGCRIQVVLPGVPAKPQGSAGV comes from the coding sequence ATGAGCGGAGTCGGTGACCCGAGGTCCCGGAACCGGGGTCCCGGTGGCGCGCAGTCGCGGAAGGGCGCGAGCCCGCTCGGCGGCGTGCGCCCCTTCTCGATCAAGACGAAGCTGGGCGCGCTCGTCGTCATCTCGGTGCTGATCACCACCGGTCTGTCGATGATCGCGGTGCACACCAAGACGGAGCTGCGCTTCATCACGGTGTTCTCGATGATCGCCACACTCCTGATAACGCAGTTCGTGGCGCATTCGCTCACCGCGCCGCTGGACGAGATGAACGCGGTCGCCCGGTCCATCTCGCGCGGCGACTACACCCGCCGGGTCAGTGAGAACCGCCGGGACGAGCTGGGCGACCTCGCCCACACGATCAATCTCATGGCGGACGAGCTGGAGGCCCAGGACCGTCAGCGCAAGGAGCTCGTGGCGAACGTCTCCCACGAGCTCCGCACGCCCATCGCCGGCCTGCGCGCGGTCCTGGAGAACATCGTCGACGGCGTCACCCAGGCCGACCCCGAGACGATGCGCACGGCCCTGAAGCAGACGGAGCGCCTGGGGCGGCTGGTGGAGACCCTGCTGGACCTGTCCCGCCTGGACAACGGCGTCGTCCCGCTGCGCCGCCGCCGCTTCGAGGTCTGGCCGTACCTCTCGGGCGTCCTCAAGGAGGCCCAGATGGTCTCCTCGGCCCGCGGCGGCGTCGCCTCGGACTCGGGCAAGCACACGCGTACGGACGTGCACCTGCACCTGGACGTACACCCGCCGGAGCTCACCGCGAACGCCGACCCGGAGCGCATCCACCAGGTCGTGGCCAATCTCATCGACAACGCGGTCAAGCACAGCCCGGCGCACGGCCGCGTGACGGTGAAGGCCCGGCGCGGCCCCACCACCGAGTCGCTGGAGCTGGAGGTCCTGGACGAGGGCCCCGGCATCCCCGAATCCGAGTGGCACCGCGTCTTCGAACGCTTCAACCGGGGCGCCGTCAGCTCCCCCCACGGCCCCGGCAGCGACGGCGGCACCGGCCTCGGCCTCGCCATCGCCCGCTGGGCGGTCGACCTCCACGGCGGCCGCATCGGAGTGGCCGAGTCCCCGAAGGGCTGCCGCATCCAGGTGGTCCTCCCGGGGGTACCCGCGAAACCCCAGGGAAGCGCGGGCGTCTAG
- a CDS encoding DUF4097 family beta strand repeat-containing protein codes for MSEWSVAEPRKLTFDEPVTALRVRVVNGTVNVMGTDEGSARLEVADVEGPPLTVTQKDGTLTVAYDDLPWAGFLKWLDRKGRRRNVLVSLAVPTGTRVEVGVVGATAVVSGLGGRTEVKGVSGDTTLVGLSGPVRATTVSGSVEAQALTGDLRLSSVSGDLTVIEGSCPTVKADSVSGAIILDLDSTGGPTDIGLTSVSGEIAIRLPHPADAEVEANTASGTISNAFDDLRVSGPWGAHKVTGRLGTGSGRLKATTVSGSIALLRRPPAEDEPWDDLDAPETDGTAADATDGTTSRTTDKKVL; via the coding sequence ATGTCCGAGTGGTCCGTCGCCGAGCCGCGAAAGCTCACGTTCGACGAGCCGGTGACGGCACTGCGTGTGCGCGTCGTCAACGGAACGGTGAACGTCATGGGCACCGACGAGGGTTCCGCCCGTCTGGAGGTGGCCGACGTCGAGGGCCCACCGCTGACGGTGACACAGAAGGACGGCACACTGACCGTGGCCTACGACGACCTGCCCTGGGCGGGCTTTCTGAAGTGGCTCGATCGCAAGGGCCGGCGTCGCAACGTACTGGTGTCGCTCGCCGTCCCTACGGGCACCCGGGTCGAGGTGGGCGTGGTGGGGGCCACGGCCGTCGTGTCCGGGCTGGGCGGGCGCACGGAGGTGAAGGGCGTCTCGGGCGACACCACGCTGGTCGGTCTGTCGGGGCCGGTGCGCGCCACGACGGTCTCGGGGAGCGTGGAGGCTCAGGCCCTCACGGGCGATCTACGGCTCAGTTCCGTCTCCGGGGACCTGACCGTCATAGAGGGCTCCTGCCCCACCGTGAAGGCCGACTCGGTGAGCGGCGCCATCATCCTCGACCTCGACTCCACGGGCGGCCCCACCGACATCGGCCTCACCAGTGTCTCCGGCGAGATCGCCATCCGCCTCCCTCACCCCGCCGACGCCGAGGTGGAGGCCAACACGGCCAGCGGCACCATCTCCAACGCCTTCGACGACCTCCGCGTCAGCGGCCCCTGGGGCGCCCACAAGGTCACCGGCCGCCTCGGCACGGGCAGCGGCCGCCTCAAGGCCACGACGGTCTCCGGATCCATCGCCCTCCTCCGCAGGCCACCGGCGGAGGACGAGCCGTGGGACGACCTCGACGCCCCCGAGACCGACGGCACGGCCGCTGACGCGACCGACGGCACGACCTCTCGCACGACCGACAAGAAGGTGCTCTGA
- a CDS encoding response regulator transcription factor: MEQTHTTHNNTTATPGAQRRVLVVEDDPTIVDAIAARLRAEGFVVQTASDGPAAVDTAEAWQPDLLILDIMLPGFDGLEVCRRVQAQRPVPVLMLTARDDETDMLVGLGVGADDYMTKPFSMRELAARVHVLLRRVERAALAATTPRSGILRLGELEIDHAQRRVRVRSEDVHLTPTEFDLLVCLANTPRAVLSREQLLAEVWDWADASGTRTVDSHIKALRRKIGAERIRTVHGVGYALETPTP, encoded by the coding sequence ATGGAGCAGACACACACCACCCACAACAACACCACGGCGACGCCGGGCGCACAGCGCCGGGTCCTCGTGGTCGAGGACGACCCGACGATCGTCGACGCCATCGCGGCCCGCCTGCGCGCCGAGGGTTTCGTCGTCCAGACCGCGTCCGACGGACCGGCCGCGGTGGACACCGCGGAGGCCTGGCAGCCCGACCTGTTGATCCTCGACATCATGCTGCCCGGCTTCGACGGCCTGGAGGTGTGCAGGCGTGTCCAGGCCCAGCGGCCCGTCCCCGTGCTGATGCTCACCGCCCGGGACGACGAGACGGACATGCTGGTCGGGCTCGGCGTCGGCGCCGACGACTACATGACCAAGCCGTTCTCCATGCGGGAACTGGCCGCGCGCGTGCACGTCCTGCTGCGCCGGGTGGAGCGGGCCGCGCTGGCCGCCACCACGCCGCGCTCGGGCATCCTGCGCCTCGGCGAACTGGAGATCGACCACGCGCAGCGCCGCGTCCGCGTGCGCAGCGAGGACGTGCACCTCACGCCCACCGAGTTCGACCTGCTCGTATGTCTCGCGAACACCCCACGTGCCGTACTCTCGCGCGAGCAGCTGCTCGCCGAGGTGTGGGACTGGGCGGACGCGTCCGGGACGCGGACCGTGGACAGCCACATCAAGGCGCTGCGGCGGAAGATCGGCGCGGAGCGGATCCGCACGGTGCACGGTGTGGGGTACGCCCTGGAGACCCCGACTCCCTGA
- a CDS encoding glycoside hydrolase family 3 protein, which yields MSTAPYRDPSRPVDERVEDLVARMTLAEKAGQLFHTMLTMNGDGTLAEATDGPFPRQGTTELVAGGHLTHFNLVGRYGTRETAEWVNRLQALAADTRLGIPVTLSTDPRHSFTDNPGAGFGSGAFSAWPEPLGLAAIGEPELVERFGDTVRREYLAVGLRVALHPQIDLATEPRRARQSGTFGSSAEVTSALVRAYIRGLQGPRLGPRSVAAMVKHFPGGGPQRDGEDPQFPHGKEQIYPGGMRDHHLAPFRAAVEAGCSQVMPYYGLPIGVDGWEEVGFGFNRDVLTGLLRERLGFDGIVCTDWGLLTDARIGGETHQAHAWGVEHLTVAERAAKALDAGADQFGGEQCPEVIVELVRSGRITEERVDASVRRLLREKFVLGLFEKRYVDPDRAEETVGASEFTALGEAAQRRSLTVLTNHSLLPLTDRPNLYVEGVGAQTASLYGNVVADPAHADVAVLRLRTPHEERPGFSESFFHSGSLAFDEERLKDILALLAAVPTLVCVNLERPAVLPEIAANAAALIADYGASDTALLDVAFGRARAEGRLPFELPRSMAAVEASRPGVPNDTADPVFPYGHGLAL from the coding sequence ATGTCCACAGCCCCGTACCGCGACCCGAGCCGCCCCGTCGACGAACGGGTGGAGGACCTCGTGGCCCGGATGACCCTCGCGGAGAAGGCGGGTCAGCTCTTCCACACGATGCTGACGATGAACGGCGACGGGACGCTCGCCGAGGCGACCGACGGGCCGTTCCCCCGGCAGGGCACCACGGAACTGGTCGCGGGCGGCCATCTGACCCACTTCAACCTCGTGGGCCGGTACGGGACGCGGGAGACGGCGGAATGGGTCAACCGGCTCCAGGCACTCGCGGCCGACACCCGACTGGGCATCCCGGTCACCCTCTCCACCGACCCGCGCCACTCGTTCACCGACAACCCGGGCGCCGGCTTCGGCTCCGGTGCCTTCTCGGCCTGGCCCGAGCCCCTGGGCCTGGCCGCGATCGGCGAGCCGGAGCTGGTGGAGCGGTTCGGCGACACCGTCCGCCGCGAGTACCTCGCCGTCGGCCTGCGGGTCGCCCTGCACCCGCAGATCGACCTCGCCACCGAGCCCCGCCGGGCTCGCCAGTCCGGCACCTTCGGCTCGTCCGCCGAGGTCACGAGCGCGCTGGTCAGGGCGTACATACGCGGTCTCCAGGGACCCCGGCTCGGTCCGCGCTCGGTCGCCGCCATGGTCAAGCACTTCCCCGGCGGCGGCCCGCAACGGGACGGCGAGGACCCGCAGTTCCCGCACGGCAAGGAGCAGATCTATCCGGGCGGCATGCGTGACCACCACCTCGCGCCGTTCCGGGCGGCCGTCGAGGCCGGGTGCTCGCAGGTGATGCCGTACTACGGACTGCCGATCGGCGTGGACGGCTGGGAGGAGGTCGGCTTCGGCTTCAACCGGGACGTGCTGACCGGCCTGCTGCGCGAACGCCTCGGCTTCGACGGCATCGTCTGCACCGACTGGGGCCTGCTCACCGACGCCCGCATCGGCGGCGAGACGCACCAGGCCCACGCCTGGGGCGTCGAACACCTCACCGTCGCCGAACGCGCCGCGAAGGCCCTGGACGCGGGCGCCGACCAGTTCGGCGGCGAACAGTGCCCCGAGGTGATCGTCGAACTGGTCCGCTCCGGCCGGATCACCGAGGAGCGCGTCGACGCCTCCGTCCGCCGCCTCCTGCGCGAGAAGTTCGTCCTCGGGCTCTTCGAGAAGCGGTACGTCGATCCGGACCGCGCCGAGGAGACCGTCGGCGCGAGCGAGTTCACCGCCCTCGGCGAGGCCGCCCAGCGCCGCTCGCTCACCGTCCTGACCAACCACTCCCTCCTCCCGCTCACCGACCGCCCGAACCTGTACGTCGAAGGAGTGGGCGCGCAGACGGCGTCCCTGTACGGCAATGTCGTGGCCGACCCGGCCCACGCGGACGTGGCCGTGCTGCGGCTGCGCACGCCGCACGAGGAGCGGCCGGGGTTCTCCGAGTCCTTCTTCCACTCCGGGTCGTTGGCGTTCGACGAGGAGCGGCTGAAGGACATCCTGGCGCTGTTGGCGGCCGTGCCCACCCTGGTCTGCGTCAACCTGGAGCGGCCCGCCGTGCTCCCGGAGATCGCCGCGAACGCCGCCGCGTTGATCGCCGACTACGGGGCCTCGGACACGGCCCTGCTCGACGTGGCCTTCGGCCGGGCCCGGGCCGAGGGCCGGCTGCCCTTCGAACTGCCGCGTTCCATGGCGGCCGTCGAGGCGTCCCGTCCGGGCGTCCCCAACGACACCGCGGACCCGGTCTTCCCGTACGGCCACGGCCTGGCGCTCTGA
- a CDS encoding DUF6104 family protein has product MYFTDRGIEELEKRRGEEEVTFEWLAEQLRTFVDLNPDFEVPVERLATWLARLDDEDEDE; this is encoded by the coding sequence ATGTACTTCACGGACCGTGGCATCGAGGAACTGGAGAAGCGGCGTGGCGAGGAGGAGGTCACCTTCGAGTGGCTCGCCGAGCAGCTGCGGACGTTCGTGGATCTGAATCCGGACTTCGAGGTGCCGGTGGAGCGGCTGGCCACGTGGCTGGCGCGGCTGGACGACGAGGACGAGGACGAGTAG
- a CDS encoding multifunctional oxoglutarate decarboxylase/oxoglutarate dehydrogenase thiamine pyrophosphate-binding subunit/dihydrolipoyllysine-residue succinyltransferase subunit, whose product MSPQSPSNSSISTDSDQAGKNPAAAFGPNEWLVDEIYQQYLQDPNSVDRAWWDFFADYKPGAAAASAPASSAATGAAATTTPAAPAAPAQAAPAAPAAPAPAAPAAPKPAAAPAPAKPAAAAPAPAKPAAAAPAKQAAPAAAAAEGPELITLRGPAAAVAKNMNASLELPTATSVRAVPVKLLFDNRIVINNHLKRARGGKISFTHLIGYAMVQAIKTMPSMNWHYAEKDGKPTLVKPPHVNFGLAIDLVKPNGDRQLVVAGIKKAETLNFFEFWQAYEDIVRRARDGKLTMDDFTGVTVSLTNPGGLGTVHSVPRLMPGQSVIMGVGSMDYPAEFQGTSQDTLNKLGISKVMTLTSTYDHRVIQGAASGEFLRIVANFLLGEGGFYDDIFEALRIPYEPVRWLKDIDASHDDDVTKAARVFELIHSYRVRGHVMADTDPLEYRQRKHPDLDITEHGLTLWDLEREFAVGGFSGKSLMKLRDILGVLRDSYCRTTGVEFMHIQDPKQRRWIQDRIERPHTKPEREEQLRILRRLNAAEAFETFLQTKYVGQKRFSLEGGESVIPLLDAVIDSAAESRLDEVVIGMAHRGRLNVLANIVGKSYAQIFREFEGNLDPKSMHGSGDVKYHLGAEGTFTGLDGEQIKVSLVANPSHLEAVDPVLEGVARAKQDIINKGGTDFTVLPVALHGDAAFAGQGVVAETLNMSQLRGYRTGGTVHIVINNQVGFTAAPESSRSSMYATDVARMIEAPIFHVNGDDPEAVVRVARLAFEFRQAFNKDVVIDLICYRRRGHNESDNPAFTQPLMYDLIDKKRSVRKLYTESLIGRGDITLEEAEQALQDYQGQLEKVFTEVREATSQSTPGEVHDPQDGFPVAVNTAITAETVKRIAESQVNVPDHITAHPRLLPQLQRRAAMVEDGTIDWGMGETLAVGSLLLEGTPVRLAGQDSQRGTFGQRHAVIIDRETGEEFTPLMYLSEDQARLNVYNSLLSEYAAMGFEYGYSLARPESLVMWEAQFGDFVNGAQTVVDEFISSAEQKWGQTSGVTLLLPHGYEGQGPDHSSARPERFLQMCAQNNMTVAMPTSPSNYFHLLRWQVHNPHHKPLVVFTPKSMLRLKAAASKAEEFTSGGFRPVIGDSSVDPNAVKKVVFCAGKVYYDLEAERQKRGVTDTAIIRIERLYPLPGAEVQAEVNKYPNAEKYLWAQEEPANQGAWPFIALNLIDHLDLAVGADVPHGERLRRISRPHGSSPAVGSAKRHQAEQEQLVREVFEA is encoded by the coding sequence GTGTCGCCACAGTCCCCCAGTAACTCGAGCATCTCGACCGACTCAGACCAAGCGGGTAAGAACCCCGCAGCGGCCTTCGGTCCGAACGAGTGGCTCGTCGACGAGATCTATCAGCAGTACCTCCAGGATCCGAATTCGGTAGACCGAGCCTGGTGGGACTTCTTCGCCGACTACAAGCCAGGCGCCGCTGCCGCCTCGGCTCCGGCGAGTTCTGCGGCCACGGGGGCCGCAGCGACCACCACACCGGCGGCCCCCGCCGCCCCGGCCCAGGCCGCACCCGCCGCCCCGGCCGCACCCGCCCCGGCTGCCCCGGCTGCCCCGAAGCCCGCCGCCGCGCCGGCCCCCGCGAAGCCCGCGGCTGCCGCGCCCGCGCCGGCCAAGCCCGCGGCGGCCGCCCCGGCGAAGCAGGCCGCGCCCGCCGCTGCCGCCGCCGAGGGCCCGGAGCTGATCACCCTGCGCGGCCCCGCCGCCGCCGTGGCGAAGAACATGAACGCCTCGCTGGAACTGCCCACGGCCACGTCCGTGCGCGCCGTCCCGGTGAAGCTGCTGTTCGACAACCGCATCGTCATCAACAACCACCTGAAGCGGGCCCGGGGCGGGAAGATCTCCTTCACGCACCTGATCGGCTACGCGATGGTGCAGGCCATCAAGACGATGCCGTCGATGAACTGGCACTACGCGGAGAAGGACGGGAAGCCCACCCTCGTCAAGCCGCCGCACGTCAACTTCGGCCTCGCCATCGACCTGGTGAAGCCCAACGGCGACCGCCAGCTGGTCGTCGCGGGCATCAAGAAGGCCGAGACGCTGAACTTCTTCGAGTTCTGGCAGGCCTACGAGGACATCGTCCGCCGCGCTCGTGACGGCAAGCTGACGATGGACGACTTCACCGGTGTCACGGTCTCCCTGACCAACCCCGGCGGCCTCGGCACCGTCCACTCGGTCCCGCGCCTGATGCCCGGTCAGTCGGTCATCATGGGCGTCGGCTCCATGGACTACCCGGCCGAGTTCCAGGGCACGTCCCAGGACACCCTGAACAAGCTGGGCATCTCGAAGGTCATGACCCTGACCTCGACGTACGACCACCGGGTCATCCAGGGCGCCGCCTCCGGCGAGTTCCTGCGGATCGTCGCGAACTTCCTCCTCGGCGAGGGCGGCTTCTACGACGACATCTTCGAGGCCCTGCGCATCCCCTACGAGCCGGTCCGCTGGCTCAAGGACATCGACGCGTCGCACGACGACGACGTCACCAAGGCCGCGCGTGTCTTCGAGCTGATCCACTCCTACCGGGTCCGCGGCCACGTCATGGCCGACACCGACCCGCTGGAGTACCGCCAGCGCAAGCACCCCGACCTGGACATCACCGAGCACGGGCTCACCCTGTGGGACCTGGAGCGCGAGTTCGCGGTCGGCGGCTTCTCGGGCAAGTCCCTGATGAAGCTCCGCGACATCCTCGGCGTCCTGCGCGACTCGTACTGCCGCACGACCGGCGTCGAGTTCATGCACATCCAGGACCCCAAGCAGCGCCGCTGGATCCAGGACCGCATCGAGCGCCCGCACACCAAGCCGGAGCGCGAGGAGCAGCTGCGCATCCTGCGCCGGCTGAACGCGGCGGAGGCCTTCGAGACCTTCCTGCAGACCAAGTACGTCGGCCAGAAGCGCTTCTCGCTCGAAGGCGGCGAGTCGGTCATCCCGCTGCTCGACGCGGTCATCGACAGCGCTGCGGAGTCCCGCCTCGACGAGGTCGTCATCGGCATGGCCCACCGCGGCCGGCTGAACGTCCTCGCGAACATCGTCGGCAAGTCGTACGCGCAGATCTTCCGCGAGTTCGAGGGCAACCTCGACCCGAAGTCGATGCACGGCTCCGGCGACGTGAAGTACCACCTGGGCGCCGAGGGCACCTTCACGGGTCTCGACGGCGAGCAGATCAAGGTCAGCCTGGTCGCGAACCCCTCGCACCTGGAGGCCGTGGACCCGGTCCTGGAGGGCGTCGCGCGCGCCAAGCAGGACATCATCAACAAGGGCGGCACGGACTTCACGGTCCTGCCGGTGGCCCTCCACGGCGACGCGGCCTTCGCGGGCCAGGGCGTGGTGGCCGAGACCCTGAACATGTCGCAGTTGCGCGGCTACCGCACCGGCGGCACGGTCCACATCGTCATCAACAACCAGGTCGGCTTCACGGCGGCTCCGGAGTCGTCGCGTTCCTCGATGTACGCCACCGACGTGGCCCGCATGATCGAGGCGCCGATCTTCCACGTGAACGGCGACGACCCGGAGGCCGTGGTCCGCGTCGCGCGGCTGGCCTTCGAGTTCCGTCAGGCGTTCAACAAGGACGTGGTGATCGACCTCATCTGCTACCGCCGCCGCGGTCACAACGAGTCGGACAACCCGGCCTTCACCCAGCCGCTGATGTACGACCTGATCGACAAGAAGCGCTCGGTGCGCAAGCTCTACACCGAGTCCCTCATCGGTCGCGGCGACATCACCCTGGAAGAGGCCGAGCAGGCGCTGCAGGACTACCAGGGCCAGCTGGAGAAGGTCTTCACGGAGGTCCGCGAGGCCACCTCGCAGTCGACGCCCGGCGAGGTCCACGACCCGCAGGACGGCTTCCCGGTCGCGGTGAACACCGCGATCACGGCGGAGACCGTCAAGCGGATCGCCGAGTCCCAGGTCAACGTCCCGGACCACATCACCGCCCACCCGCGTCTGCTGCCGCAGCTGCAGCGCCGGGCGGCCATGGTCGAGGACGGCACGATCGACTGGGGCATGGGTGAGACCCTGGCGGTCGGCTCCCTCCTCCTGGAGGGCACCCCGGTGCGCCTGGCCGGCCAGGACTCGCAGCGCGGCACCTTCGGCCAGCGTCACGCGGTGATCATCGACCGCGAGACGGGCGAGGAGTTCACTCCGCTGATGTACCTCTCCGAGGACCAGGCGCGGCTGAACGTCTACAACTCCCTGCTCTCCGAGTACGCGGCGATGGGCTTCGAGTACGGCTACTCGCTCGCCCGTCCCGAGTCCCTGGTGATGTGGGAGGCCCAGTTCGGCGACTTCGTCAACGGCGCCCAGACGGTCGTGGACGAGTTCATCTCGTCGGCGGAGCAGAAGTGGGGCCAGACGTCCGGCGTCACCCTGCTCCTCCCGCACGGTTACGAGGGCCAGGGCCCGGACCACTCGTCCGCCCGCCCGGAGCGCTTCCTCCAGATGTGCGCGCAGAACAACATGACGGTCGCCATGCCGACCTCGCCGTCGAACTACTTCCACCTCCTGCGGTGGCAGGTGCACAACCCGCACCACAAGCCGCTGGTCGTCTTCACCCCGAAGTCGATGCTGCGCCTGAAGGCCGCCGCGTCGAAGGCGGAGGAGTTCACGAGCGGCGGGTTCCGCCCGGTCATCGGCGACAGCTCGGTCGACCCGAACGCGGTCAAGAAGGTCGTCTTCTGCGCCGGCAAGGTCTACTACGACCTGGAGGCCGAGCGTCAGAAGCGCGGCGTCACGGACACCGCGATCATCCGCATCGAGCGCCTCTACCCCCTGCCCGGGGCCGAGGTCCAGGCGGAGGTCAACAAGTACCCGAACGCCGAGAAGTACCTGTGGGCCCAGGAAGAGCCGGCGAACCAGGGCGCCTGGCCCTTCATCGCCCTCAACCTGATCGACCACCTCGACCTCGCGGTCGGCGCGGACGTCCCCCACGGCGAGCGCCTGCGGCGCATCTCCCGCCCGCACGGGTCCTCCCCGGCGGTCGGCTCGGCGAAGCGCCACCAGGCCGAGCAGGAGCAGTTGGTGCGTGAGGTGTTCGAGGCGTAA
- a CDS encoding spermine/spermidine synthase domain-containing protein translates to MPITDTDEPVVIDRHEGPYGEVVLRRHGELLQIIANGCFLMDTSDGRSERLLVDVALSALTDRSRPSVLIGGLGVGFSLAQAAADPRWGPITVVEREPSVIAWHRTGPLAEVSAGALADPRTEIVEADLVTYVNETSATFDALCLDIDNGPDWTVSESNDSLYSPTGLASCARVLRPGGVLAVWSARPSAEFEETLGNAGFQQVRTEEIPVARGVPDVVHLAVRPG, encoded by the coding sequence ATGCCCATCACCGACACCGACGAACCCGTGGTCATCGACCGGCACGAGGGCCCCTACGGCGAGGTCGTGCTGCGACGGCACGGAGAGCTGTTGCAGATCATCGCCAACGGGTGCTTCCTCATGGACACCTCGGACGGCCGTTCGGAGCGGCTGCTGGTCGACGTCGCTCTCTCCGCGCTGACGGATCGTTCTCGGCCAAGTGTGCTCATCGGCGGTCTGGGCGTCGGCTTCTCGCTCGCCCAGGCCGCCGCGGATCCGCGCTGGGGGCCGATCACAGTTGTCGAACGCGAACCCTCCGTCATCGCGTGGCACCGCACCGGACCGCTGGCCGAGGTGTCCGCCGGAGCGCTCGCGGACCCCCGTACGGAGATCGTGGAAGCCGATCTCGTCACGTACGTCAATGAGACATCCGCCACGTTCGACGCGCTCTGCCTGGACATCGACAACGGGCCGGACTGGACCGTCTCCGAGAGCAACGACAGCCTCTACTCGCCGACCGGACTGGCAAGCTGCGCAAGGGTGTTGAGGCCAGGTGGGGTGCTTGCCGTGTGGTCGGCGCGGCCATCTGCGGAATTCGAGGAAACCTTGGGGAATGCCGGGTTCCAACAGGTGCGTACCGAAGAGATCCCGGTTGCCCGAGGAGTTCCGGACGTGGTGCACCTCGCGGTCCGACCTGGATAG
- a CDS encoding PadR family transcriptional regulator, with protein sequence MPPVFAHGRLRLYLLKLLDEAPRHGYEVIRLLEERFQGLYAPSAGTVYPRLAKLEAEGLVTHTTEGGRKVYAITDAGRAELADRRGELADLELEIRESVAELAAEIRADVRGAAGDLRREMRAAASEARRGGGEGAPPGESGEYADNESWRAAKEEMRRVKQEWKEQARRAKDESRRAREEAQRARRQAKEAQEHARTQAQEELQRIAKRVQDHVQDHFTRGDWPTGVREGLTELAKEFGEFGKDFGKEFGKDFGFGRTGAESGSEAAGAAGGAGTGTTSATGTGTTSGGVPEYSTTPEDFPADYEPAWVHETPTGDPSRDLDRLLDRFRDDIRDAARDHGVTEDQLRDARRHLSTAAAHIGVILRAPKG encoded by the coding sequence ATGCCTCCCGTCTTCGCCCACGGCCGCCTGCGGCTGTATCTGCTGAAGCTGCTCGACGAGGCGCCGCGCCACGGCTACGAGGTGATCCGACTGCTGGAGGAACGCTTCCAGGGCCTGTACGCGCCCTCGGCCGGCACCGTCTACCCCCGCCTGGCCAAGCTGGAGGCCGAGGGCCTGGTCACCCACACCACCGAGGGCGGCCGCAAGGTGTACGCGATCACCGACGCGGGCCGCGCCGAACTGGCCGACCGCAGGGGAGAGTTGGCCGACCTGGAACTGGAGATCCGTGAGTCGGTCGCGGAGCTGGCCGCCGAGATCCGGGCCGACGTCCGGGGCGCGGCGGGCGACCTGCGCCGTGAGATGCGGGCGGCGGCCTCCGAGGCCCGCAGGGGCGGCGGGGAAGGTGCTCCGCCCGGGGAGTCCGGGGAGTACGCCGACAACGAGTCCTGGCGGGCGGCGAAGGAGGAGATGCGCCGCGTCAAGCAGGAATGGAAGGAGCAGGCCCGCCGCGCGAAGGACGAGAGCCGCCGGGCCCGGGAGGAGGCCCAGCGCGCCCGCCGCCAGGCCAAGGAGGCTCAGGAGCACGCCCGCACCCAGGCCCAGGAGGAGTTGCAGCGCATCGCCAAGCGGGTCCAGGACCACGTGCAGGACCACTTCACACGGGGCGACTGGCCGACGGGGGTACGCGAGGGCCTGACCGAGCTGGCCAAGGAGTTCGGCGAGTTCGGGAAGGACTTCGGAAAGGAGTTCGGCAAGGACTTCGGCTTCGGACGGACGGGTGCGGAGTCCGGCTCGGAAGCGGCCGGCGCAGCGGGCGGTGCGGGGACCGGGACGACCTCGGCCACGGGGACCGGGACGACCAGCGGCGGGGTGCCCGAGTACTCGACCACTCCCGAGGACTTCCCGGCCGACTACGAGCCCGCCTGGGTGCACGAGACGCCCACCGGCGATCCGTCCCGCGACCTCGACCGCCTCCTGGACCGCTTCCGCGACGACATCCGCGACGCGGCCCGCGACCACGGCGTGACAGAGGACCAGCTCCGTGACGCCCGCCGCCACCTGTCGACAGCGGCGGCGCACATCGGGGTGATACTGCGAGCGCCCAAGGGATGA